One Staphylococcus ratti DNA segment encodes these proteins:
- a CDS encoding helix-turn-helix domain-containing protein, producing MFPILSLISIILRLANTFGVQEGKNIRISIKITQEELSQYCGTTRENVARSIKMLKNAKCMRYSKSNIIITNIEHMKSMIDCENCISGVCNTK from the coding sequence ATGTTTCCTATTTTAAGCTTAATCTCCATCATTTTAAGATTAGCAAATACTTTTGGTGTTCAAGAGGGTAAAAATATTAGAATTTCTATCAAAATAACTCAAGAAGAGTTAAGTCAATACTGTGGTACAACTAGAGAAAATGTTGCGAGATCTATAAAGATGCTTAAAAACGCAAAATGTATGCGCTATTCTAAATCTAATATAATTATTACTAATATCGAACATATGAAATCAATGATTGATTGTGAAAATTGTATATCTGGAGTCTGTAACACCAAATAA
- a CDS encoding YozE family protein has translation MNNLSFYDYMRDFLDDDTPLGDLARHMYAHAEFPEGLHTSDEILACFRETQWYSQMNYADLKRAIALYMQFGSLK, from the coding sequence GTGAACAATTTGAGCTTTTATGATTACATGCGAGATTTCTTAGATGATGATACGCCATTAGGTGATTTGGCACGGCATATGTATGCACACGCTGAGTTTCCTGAAGGACTTCATACTTCTGATGAGATTTTAGCGTGCTTTCGTGAAACTCAGTGGTATAGTCAAATGAATTATGCTGATCTCAAGCGAGCGATTGCATTATATATGCAGTTTGGATCCTTGAAATAG